The proteins below are encoded in one region of Paenisporosarcina cavernae:
- a CDS encoding VWA domain-containing protein, translated as MDLRLDFPIFLLLFIPIGVYLLFFGKKEIQNSNWKIKVLWAIRLIAMASLIFSLTMPYLLLPVKNQQIVFLVDSSASAKTTSSKMLSFIDDAIQAKSPNQSIAAYAFGNDFQTIRALSNDTSPLGKSELSIDESATDISNAFLLSNQLIDPTTATRFVLISDGLQTSGSVNERLQLMNLNHTSVDVIPVDPSLEKDVAITSFDTPTTSSQGEVQTIQVIMQSSEDTTGELVLSLNDKVLERKTVPLVEGRNAFTFQHTVAETGMLKYEVSFVGSKEAILENNQLTSMTMVEDAPRVLIAYSGENASPIASYLDGNAVVVETIQAKELPYDLTNYLPYDAIIFDNVPGYEVGESKMQVIEQAVKNFGVGFMMVGGDKSFGLGGYFQTPIERVLPVEMEVKGKDQLPSLGLILVMDRSGSMMGSKIELAKEAAARSVELLREEDTLGFIAFDDRPWTIVEPVKMTDKQEVMDKILSVSPGGGTEIYSSLEAAYEMIRSVDTQRKHIILLTDGMSATTNDYEALLSEGLEGKITLSSVAIGTDADKVLLEDLANFGSGRYYDVEDESTIPAILSRETVMLSRTFIEDNPFYPTFFGNKDWSTLFQEGIPQWNVYIATTAKPTAETILESEKKDPVLIQGRYGIGQTIAYTSDSTGAWSGDFARTNDWNMFWNRAVSNLLKDVNNIPYDISRNPDGTYTITDPSSDSSFLDVTAVTDNGEEIETLTEILAPGKHNVSMDAEPGLVFLHMENEKGESFQTGISIPYSDEYKIEPADTRLLEDIVSIGDGEMISKPEEAVRAFNKKSAQSKPIHQYLLWFALILFFLDITWRRFGLAMITSAFKSIFLSRKPVTETVTDERMESLKRLRKKVKR; from the coding sequence GTGGATTTACGACTTGATTTTCCTATTTTTCTCCTTCTTTTCATTCCGATTGGAGTCTATCTCCTCTTTTTTGGGAAAAAAGAAATTCAAAATAGTAACTGGAAGATAAAAGTACTGTGGGCAATCCGACTCATCGCCATGGCTAGTTTAATATTCTCCTTAACAATGCCGTATCTTTTATTACCAGTGAAAAACCAACAAATTGTCTTTTTAGTGGACTCTTCCGCTTCAGCTAAAACGACTTCGAGTAAAATGCTGAGCTTTATCGATGATGCTATTCAAGCCAAAAGTCCCAATCAATCAATTGCTGCTTACGCTTTTGGAAACGATTTTCAAACAATTCGAGCGCTGAGCAACGATACTTCTCCGTTGGGGAAAAGTGAGCTATCCATTGATGAGTCTGCGACAGATATATCGAATGCATTTTTACTGTCAAACCAATTGATTGATCCCACCACCGCGACTCGGTTTGTACTAATAAGCGATGGATTGCAAACGAGTGGTTCAGTCAATGAACGTCTACAATTGATGAACTTGAATCATACGTCTGTGGATGTAATACCGGTTGATCCATCGCTAGAAAAAGATGTCGCAATTACAAGTTTTGATACGCCGACAACTTCTTCTCAAGGCGAAGTACAAACGATTCAAGTGATTATGCAGTCTTCAGAGGATACCACGGGTGAGTTAGTTCTTTCCTTAAACGATAAAGTTCTGGAGCGTAAAACAGTACCTTTAGTTGAAGGTAGAAATGCATTTACCTTTCAACATACCGTGGCAGAAACAGGAATGCTAAAGTATGAAGTCTCTTTTGTAGGAAGTAAAGAAGCTATTTTAGAAAATAACCAGCTAACTAGCATGACGATGGTGGAAGACGCACCTCGTGTGCTAATTGCTTATAGCGGGGAAAATGCTTCACCGATTGCATCGTATCTTGATGGGAATGCAGTAGTTGTTGAAACAATTCAAGCTAAAGAATTACCGTATGATTTAACAAATTATTTGCCGTATGATGCAATCATTTTTGATAACGTACCTGGTTATGAAGTAGGAGAATCAAAAATGCAAGTCATCGAACAGGCAGTGAAAAATTTTGGTGTAGGCTTTATGATGGTTGGTGGCGATAAGTCGTTTGGACTTGGTGGGTATTTCCAAACACCGATTGAACGAGTTCTGCCGGTCGAAATGGAAGTGAAAGGGAAAGATCAACTTCCATCTCTTGGACTCATTTTAGTGATGGACCGCTCCGGTAGTATGATGGGTTCAAAAATTGAACTTGCAAAAGAAGCGGCTGCACGTTCGGTGGAATTACTCCGAGAAGAAGACACCCTTGGATTTATCGCCTTCGACGACCGTCCATGGACAATTGTCGAGCCAGTAAAAATGACTGATAAGCAGGAAGTGATGGATAAAATCCTCTCTGTATCACCAGGCGGTGGAACAGAAATTTATTCGAGCTTAGAAGCTGCTTATGAGATGATTCGGTCAGTAGATACGCAGCGAAAACATATTATTTTATTAACGGATGGTATGTCTGCAACGACAAATGATTACGAAGCATTGCTGTCAGAAGGATTAGAGGGGAAAATTACGTTATCTTCCGTCGCAATTGGAACAGATGCAGATAAAGTGCTGTTAGAGGATCTTGCGAATTTTGGTTCTGGAAGGTATTACGATGTGGAAGACGAATCGACTATTCCGGCCATTTTATCACGCGAAACAGTCATGCTCTCCCGCACATTTATCGAGGATAATCCTTTCTATCCGACGTTTTTTGGCAATAAAGACTGGAGCACTTTATTTCAAGAAGGTATTCCACAATGGAATGTGTATATAGCAACCACTGCAAAACCAACTGCCGAAACTATATTGGAAAGTGAGAAAAAAGATCCGGTACTCATTCAAGGGAGATATGGAATTGGTCAAACCATCGCCTATACATCCGATTCTACTGGTGCTTGGAGTGGGGACTTTGCACGTACAAATGATTGGAATATGTTTTGGAATCGCGCGGTTTCTAATTTATTAAAAGATGTTAACAACATTCCATATGATATTTCGAGAAATCCAGATGGTACATATACCATTACAGATCCTTCTTCTGATTCGTCCTTTTTAGATGTCACTGCGGTAACGGATAACGGAGAAGAAATTGAAACACTAACAGAAATTTTGGCACCTGGTAAACACAATGTCAGCATGGATGCGGAACCAGGACTAGTATTTCTTCATATGGAAAATGAAAAAGGAGAGTCGTTTCAAACGGGCATTTCGATTCCTTATTCAGATGAATATAAGATTGAACCTGCTGATACGCGCTTGTTAGAGGATATTGTCTCAATAGGAGACGGGGAAATGATCTCTAAACCGGAAGAGGCTGTACGTGCGTTTAACAAAAAGAGTGCACAGTCAAAACCGATTCATCAGTATTTGTTGTGGTTTGCGTTAATTTTATTCTTCCTTGATATTACGTGGCGACGGTTTGGCTTGGCGATGATTACTTCTGCATTTAAGAGCATTTTCCTCTCCAGAAAACCTGTCACAGAAACCGTCACGGATGAACGCATGGAAAGCTTGAAACGATTACGAAAAAAAGTAAAACGGTAA
- a CDS encoding MFS transporter translates to MASNGNRLALYVLMFNMFIAMSGIGLIIPIMPDYLETFGVAGQALGFLIAMFAFSQFLFSPLSGDLSDKYGRKYLIIIGLVVFGLSQLVFGLATELWVLYAARFVSGLGSAFLVPPMMAFVADITTDEERGKGMGLLGAAMSLGFMIGPAIGGFLAEVSLRFPFYVATAVSILSAILSLFILPNIKPMAVSKDLGKKRENLWQQIRRSTKTSYFVLLIVVFVFSFGLANFQATISLYVDKKYGFSPGQIAMLITIGGFVGVIVQTFVVDRLFRRFGEKIVILVNLLVSAFAMIAVLFVDGFWPILIVSSVFFTAASLLRPAVNTLISKFAGAEQGFAAGMNNAYMSLGNMVGPALAGVLFDINMSSPYIVGAVILIGCYFIAMRTSDHTPLKETAEVQ, encoded by the coding sequence ATGGCTTCAAACGGAAATCGCCTCGCGTTATATGTATTAATGTTTAACATGTTTATCGCGATGTCTGGTATCGGATTAATTATTCCGATCATGCCAGATTACCTCGAAACATTTGGCGTGGCAGGACAAGCTTTGGGATTTCTTATTGCCATGTTCGCATTTTCACAATTTTTGTTCTCTCCTCTCTCGGGAGATTTGTCTGATAAGTACGGGAGAAAGTATTTAATCATTATCGGATTAGTTGTTTTCGGATTGTCACAACTCGTATTTGGTCTTGCGACAGAATTGTGGGTGTTATATGCCGCGAGATTTGTCAGTGGTTTAGGAAGTGCATTTCTGGTGCCGCCTATGATGGCTTTTGTTGCGGATATTACAACTGATGAAGAACGAGGAAAAGGAATGGGATTACTTGGAGCGGCCATGTCACTCGGATTCATGATTGGTCCAGCTATAGGCGGGTTCTTAGCGGAAGTTAGTTTACGATTCCCGTTCTACGTGGCGACAGCTGTTTCCATCCTTTCTGCAATACTTTCCTTGTTTATTTTACCGAACATTAAGCCAATGGCTGTTTCGAAGGATTTAGGCAAGAAACGAGAAAATTTATGGCAACAAATTCGTCGCTCGACGAAAACATCTTACTTTGTTTTACTCATTGTTGTATTTGTTTTCTCTTTTGGACTAGCCAATTTCCAAGCAACGATTTCGTTATATGTTGATAAGAAATATGGCTTTTCACCAGGGCAAATCGCCATGCTAATTACGATTGGTGGATTTGTCGGCGTCATTGTTCAAACGTTTGTAGTCGATCGTCTCTTCCGCCGGTTTGGTGAGAAGATCGTCATTTTAGTCAATTTGCTCGTCTCCGCTTTTGCCATGATTGCCGTCTTATTCGTTGACGGATTTTGGCCAATTCTCATCGTATCGAGTGTCTTTTTTACCGCAGCATCTCTTTTGAGACCTGCAGTCAATACGCTTATTTCGAAATTTGCAGGAGCAGAACAAGGATTTGCGGCTGGAATGAATAATGCCTATATGAGCTTAGGGAATATGGTCGGTCCAGCATTAGCTGGTGTATTGTTCGATATCAATATGTCTTCTCCTTATATTGTTGGAGCAGTCATTTTAATTGGATGTTACTTCATTGCCATGCGAACAAGCGACCATACACCTCTTAAAGAAACAGCAGAAGTTCAATAG
- a CDS encoding ABC transporter substrate-binding protein — MTKYIQAIVGILIVCVLLFFVRNELNASSNSKSADVLTIYNWGEYMDPELVDRFEEETGIRVIYETFDSNEAMMTKIEQGGTSYDLAMPSEYAIEKMKENNLLIPIDSSKLPNLQHIDPYFLDLPFDPGNEYSIPYFWGTVGVAFNPTLLEGQTFESWEDLWDPALKDEIILVDGAREVIGMGLNSLGYSLNSTNPAEIDEAREKLTTLSPNIKAILGDEIVETMRRGEASIALVWSGQAADIMWVNEDIDYVVPKEGSNLWFDNMVIPSTAANVEGAHKFINFMLDPEVAAQNADYVGYSTPNKDALPIMDPEVTEDTRFYPTEEMRERLEVYKNLGPEMLGKYNEAFLKFKIDAQ; from the coding sequence ATGACCAAATATATTCAAGCAATTGTCGGTATTTTAATCGTATGTGTCCTTCTATTTTTTGTACGAAATGAATTAAATGCTTCTTCCAACTCGAAAAGCGCAGATGTTTTAACGATCTATAACTGGGGAGAATATATGGACCCAGAATTAGTAGACCGTTTCGAAGAAGAAACAGGAATTCGTGTCATTTATGAGACATTTGATTCCAATGAAGCAATGATGACCAAAATTGAACAAGGCGGCACATCGTATGACTTGGCGATGCCTTCCGAATATGCGATTGAAAAAATGAAAGAAAATAATTTACTGATTCCGATTGATTCTTCCAAACTTCCGAACCTACAACATATAGATCCGTACTTTTTGGATTTGCCTTTTGATCCGGGCAATGAGTATTCAATCCCTTATTTCTGGGGGACGGTTGGTGTAGCGTTTAATCCAACATTACTAGAAGGTCAAACGTTTGAAAGCTGGGAAGATTTATGGGATCCAGCATTAAAAGATGAAATCATCCTTGTAGATGGCGCACGAGAAGTAATTGGGATGGGATTAAATAGTTTAGGCTACTCACTTAATTCCACGAACCCGGCAGAAATTGATGAAGCAAGAGAAAAACTGACGACGTTATCTCCTAACATTAAAGCAATCCTTGGAGATGAAATCGTCGAAACTATGCGTCGTGGTGAGGCCTCCATTGCTCTCGTTTGGTCCGGTCAAGCAGCAGACATTATGTGGGTGAATGAAGACATCGATTATGTGGTGCCAAAAGAAGGTTCTAATTTATGGTTCGACAATATGGTAATACCCTCGACTGCAGCGAATGTTGAAGGTGCACATAAATTCATTAACTTTATGTTAGACCCAGAAGTTGCAGCACAGAATGCTGATTATGTTGGTTATTCCACACCTAACAAAGACGCATTGCCTATAATGGATCCGGAAGTAACGGAAGACACCCGGTTTTATCCAACAGAAGAAATGCGTGAACGACTAGAAGTATACAAAAATTTAGGACCAGAGATGCTTGGAAAGTATAATGAAGCATTTTTAAAATTTAAGATAGACGCGCAATAA
- a CDS encoding ABC transporter permease — MSRTSPIAKVYLFLVFAFLYAPIFYLIFYSFNSGGTMSSFDGFTLEHYGAVFQDNRLMVIVINTVLVALLSALLSSAIGVLGAVGIIFIQRKKYRQTLLTMNNILIVSPDVIIGASLLILFTLIGIKLGFASVLIAHVAFSVPIVVLMVLPKLQEMNQSYIDAALDLGASKRDIFTKVILPYIQPGVFAGFFLALTYSLDDFAVTFFVTGNGFSTLSVEIYSMARAGITLTINALSGILFIVTFVLVLGYYALSNKMKSPIRAGVPK, encoded by the coding sequence TTGAGTCGAACTAGTCCCATTGCAAAAGTTTACTTATTTCTTGTCTTTGCATTCTTATACGCTCCCATCTTCTATTTAATCTTTTATTCCTTTAATAGCGGTGGAACGATGTCTAGCTTTGACGGATTTACGTTAGAGCACTACGGTGCAGTATTTCAAGATAATCGATTAATGGTCATCGTGATTAATACCGTGTTGGTTGCGCTCTTATCTGCGTTACTTTCATCAGCCATTGGTGTTCTTGGAGCTGTCGGAATTATCTTTATTCAACGAAAGAAATATCGCCAAACATTACTGACAATGAATAATATACTCATCGTTAGTCCCGATGTAATTATTGGTGCATCGTTATTGATTTTGTTTACATTGATTGGGATTAAATTAGGATTTGCATCTGTCTTAATCGCACACGTAGCGTTTAGTGTACCGATTGTCGTCTTAATGGTTTTACCAAAACTACAAGAGATGAACCAGTCCTACATTGATGCTGCACTAGATTTAGGTGCCTCAAAGCGAGATATTTTCACGAAAGTAATCTTGCCATATATTCAACCTGGCGTTTTTGCAGGATTTTTTCTAGCGCTGACATATTCACTAGATGATTTCGCTGTTACGTTCTTTGTCACAGGAAATGGGTTTAGTACATTGTCAGTCGAAATATATTCAATGGCTCGTGCAGGAATTACCTTAACGATTAACGCACTATCCGGTATTTTGTTTATCGTGACATTTGTTCTTGTACTTGGATATTACGCACTTAGTAATAAAATGAAGAGCCCGATTAGAGCGGGGGTTCCAAAATGA
- a CDS encoding ABC transporter permease translates to MSTNRGKFVYLTPYLAWILLFVIAPIALVVYYSLLDIQGNFSLENYQNFFTSIYFQLTISSFWYAFLITIFTLLIAYPTAYWLTKTKHKQLWLLLIIVPSWINLLLKTYAFIGIFGQNGPINDGFKQLGLDRLQILYTDFSFIFVSVYIFIPFMILPIFNALDKLNPTLIDASSDLGSTKWQTFRRVIFPLTTNGVKVGIQAVFIPSLSLFMITRLIAGNKVITLGTAIEQQFLVTQNWGMGSTIAVFLIIFMFIVMFITNGKDKGGNGIESN, encoded by the coding sequence ATGTCAACTAATCGGGGTAAATTTGTTTATTTAACTCCATATTTAGCATGGATTCTATTATTTGTCATTGCACCAATCGCTCTCGTTGTCTATTATTCGTTACTTGATATTCAAGGAAACTTTTCTCTAGAAAACTATCAAAACTTTTTTACTTCGATCTACTTTCAGTTAACGATTAGCTCGTTTTGGTATGCCTTCTTAATCACGATTTTTACGCTATTAATAGCGTATCCCACTGCTTATTGGTTAACGAAAACGAAACACAAGCAATTATGGTTATTATTAATCATCGTGCCATCATGGATTAATTTATTGTTGAAAACGTATGCTTTCATTGGTATTTTCGGTCAAAACGGACCGATTAATGATGGATTTAAGCAGCTCGGTCTCGATCGACTGCAAATTTTATACACCGATTTTAGTTTTATCTTCGTTTCGGTCTATATCTTTATTCCATTTATGATTTTGCCGATTTTTAACGCACTTGATAAATTAAATCCTACGTTAATCGATGCATCAAGTGACTTAGGATCGACGAAGTGGCAGACGTTTCGTCGAGTTATCTTTCCTCTTACGACAAATGGTGTCAAAGTTGGAATTCAAGCTGTCTTTATCCCCTCCCTTTCGTTATTCATGATTACGCGATTAATTGCGGGAAATAAAGTCATTACGTTAGGAACAGCAATTGAACAACAATTTTTAGTGACACAAAATTGGGGAATGGGTTCTACCATCGCCGTGTTCTTGATCATCTTTATGTTTATCGTCATGTTTATTACGAATGGAAAAGACAAAGGAGGTAATGGCATTGAGTCGAACTAG
- a CDS encoding ABC transporter ATP-binding protein has product MTNSAIIRFENVSKQYDETGTVLDHVSFEIERGKFYTLLGPSGCGKTTILRLIAGFIEPTEGSIYFEDKVINDLPPNKRQVNTVFQDYALFPHLNVYENIAFGLRVKKTKKEVIDEKVAEALKFVNLSGFEKREISDMSGGQRQRVAIARAIVNDPEIILLDEPLSALDLKLRTEMQYELRELQQRLGKTFIFVTHDQEEALAMSDEIFVMNNGRIEQSGTPMDIYDEPINQFVADFIGESNLVSGTMIRDFVVEFGGKQFECTDQGLSPNEKVDIVIRPEDLEITSEMDGKLNVKVDTQLFRGVHYELSTYDDNGNEWLVHSTKKAQVGERIGLTFDPEAIHVMRLNESEEDFDKRLESYGENANVN; this is encoded by the coding sequence ATGACCAACTCTGCGATTATTCGCTTTGAAAACGTCTCGAAACAATACGATGAAACCGGGACTGTTTTAGATCATGTAAGTTTTGAAATAGAACGAGGAAAATTTTACACCCTATTAGGTCCGTCTGGTTGTGGAAAAACAACGATTCTTCGACTTATTGCCGGGTTTATTGAACCGACGGAAGGTTCCATTTATTTCGAGGATAAAGTGATCAATGATCTTCCTCCTAATAAACGACAAGTAAATACAGTATTTCAGGATTATGCCCTTTTCCCTCATTTAAATGTGTATGAGAATATAGCATTTGGTTTACGAGTGAAGAAAACAAAGAAAGAAGTTATTGATGAGAAAGTTGCAGAAGCATTAAAATTTGTCAATTTAAGTGGTTTTGAGAAACGAGAAATTAGTGATATGTCCGGTGGTCAACGTCAACGTGTGGCGATTGCGAGAGCAATTGTAAATGACCCTGAGATTATTTTGTTAGATGAACCACTTTCCGCACTTGATTTAAAACTTCGCACAGAGATGCAATACGAGTTACGTGAGTTACAACAACGTCTAGGGAAAACATTTATCTTCGTTACCCATGATCAGGAAGAAGCGCTTGCTATGTCAGACGAAATTTTTGTCATGAACAACGGTAGAATTGAACAAAGTGGAACGCCAATGGATATTTATGATGAACCGATTAATCAGTTTGTTGCTGACTTTATTGGAGAATCGAATCTCGTTTCAGGTACGATGATACGTGATTTTGTGGTGGAGTTTGGTGGAAAGCAATTTGAATGTACCGACCAAGGGCTTTCTCCAAATGAAAAAGTGGATATTGTTATTCGTCCTGAAGATCTCGAAATCACATCTGAAATGGATGGAAAATTGAATGTGAAAGTGGACACCCAACTTTTCCGTGGCGTCCATTACGAACTTTCGACGTACGATGATAATGGAAATGAATGGCTCGTCCATTCCACAAAAAAAGCACAGGTAGGCGAGAGAATTGGGTTAACGTTTGACCCAGAAGCAATCCATGTTATGCGATTGAATGAATCAGAAGAGGATTTTGATAAGCGACTTGAGTCATACGGAGAGAATGCCAATGTCAACTAA
- a CDS encoding peroxiredoxin has translation MERMVGKQAPRFTMDAVMADKSFGKVSLEENMKQDKWTVLFFYPMDFTFVCPTEITAMSDRYDEFEDLDAEIIGVSTDTIHTHLAWINTARQDNGLGELKYPLAADTNHAISREYGVLIEEEGIALRGLYIINPEGELQYQTVFHNNIGRDVDETLRVLQALQTGGLCPANWRPGQKTL, from the coding sequence ATGGAAAGAATGGTAGGAAAACAAGCGCCACGTTTTACAATGGACGCAGTAATGGCTGACAAATCATTTGGTAAAGTAAGTTTAGAAGAAAACATGAAACAAGATAAGTGGACCGTATTATTTTTCTATCCGATGGACTTTACATTTGTTTGTCCGACTGAAATTACAGCAATGAGCGATCGTTACGATGAATTCGAAGATTTAGATGCAGAAATCATTGGCGTATCGACAGATACAATTCATACACATTTAGCTTGGATTAATACTGCTCGTCAAGACAATGGCCTTGGAGAGTTAAAGTATCCATTAGCTGCAGATACTAATCATGCCATTTCGCGTGAGTACGGTGTGTTAATTGAAGAAGAAGGTATTGCTCTTCGTGGTTTATATATTATTAACCCAGAAGGGGAACTACAATACCAAACAGTATTCCATAACAACATTGGCCGCGATGTAGATGAAACGTTACGTGTATTACAAGCACTTCAAACAGGTGGACTATGCCCTGCGAATTGGCGTCCAGGTCAAAAAACACTATAA
- a CDS encoding TlpA family protein disulfide reductase translates to MRLRTPMPELTGATTWLNGKVTKADLVGSKPTLIHFWSISCGLCKEAMPEVNAFRDQYKQDLNVIAVHMPRSEKDMDIDEIERVAAAHDITQPIFVDNEMSLTDAFDNQYVPAYYVFDKDGQLRHFQAGGSGMKMLEKRVNRVLDEMKK, encoded by the coding sequence ATGCGACTTCGAACACCTATGCCTGAGTTAACAGGTGCTACAACTTGGTTAAATGGAAAAGTGACAAAAGCAGATTTAGTCGGATCGAAACCGACACTTATTCACTTTTGGTCCATTAGTTGCGGGTTATGTAAAGAAGCAATGCCAGAAGTGAATGCTTTTCGAGATCAATACAAACAAGATTTAAATGTTATCGCAGTTCATATGCCACGTTCTGAAAAAGACATGGACATCGATGAAATTGAACGTGTAGCAGCAGCTCACGATATCACCCAACCCATTTTTGTTGATAATGAAATGTCCTTAACAGACGCATTCGACAATCAATATGTCCCAGCTTATTATGTATTTGATAAAGATGGGCAGCTGCGACACTTCCAAGCAGGTGGAAGTGGTATGAAAATGCTCGAAAAACGTGTGAATCGTGTACTAGACGAAATGAAAAAATAA
- a CDS encoding ABC transporter ATP-binding protein: MEVFKKLKEYYWPYKRLFCVAIGMLIVTLIITVSYPIILQQTIDRVITGGEYQLAVPLAMTFIGLMVIKGVATYIGQYAGDMFGIKSVFELRNSLYSKLQRLPFSYYDNAKTGDLMSRLTADVEGFRFFLSFGFVELSRIVFLVTVSIGVMLYYSVSLTIVSLLSMPLLVVAVMRFEKLVHPAFRGIRKSFGKLNTNVQENISGINTVKSLSRESFQTDKFNDSNGNYRDNYLDTTMIWAKYFPLMEFLGNVSIVFLFGYGGYLVMNDTLAVGELVAFYSLLSYIIFPIMNLGFTVNLFSQSKASGERLLEILEAPEPIKTKEHAIDVESMEGEVLFDDVTMQYREEDDVALENLSLHVTAGKKVGIIGATGSGKTTFTQLLSRFYEPTDGTILIDGKPLADYSLNTLRRSIGYVLQESFLFSSSIKANISYGRPEATLEEIIESAKRANAHDFIMELPKGYDTMLGERGLGLSGGQKQRIAIARALCQNPTILVLDDATSAVDMKTERHIQQALEEVMKGRTTFIIAHRISSVKHADEIIVLDNGKMVAKGTHESLIPQEGLYKRIYEIQYKDQLSAVNR; this comes from the coding sequence TTGGAAGTTTTCAAAAAATTGAAAGAATATTATTGGCCATACAAACGGTTATTTTGCGTTGCAATCGGGATGTTAATTGTGACATTAATCATTACCGTAAGTTATCCAATTATTCTTCAACAAACCATTGACCGTGTTATTACTGGTGGAGAATATCAATTAGCCGTTCCACTTGCGATGACGTTTATTGGTTTAATGGTAATAAAAGGCGTTGCCACGTATATCGGTCAATACGCTGGCGATATGTTTGGGATTAAATCGGTATTTGAACTTCGAAATTCGTTGTACTCAAAATTACAACGTTTGCCGTTTTCTTATTATGATAATGCGAAAACAGGCGATTTAATGTCACGCTTAACTGCCGATGTAGAAGGGTTTCGATTCTTTTTATCCTTTGGATTTGTCGAGTTAAGCCGGATCGTCTTTTTAGTGACAGTTAGTATTGGCGTTATGTTGTATTACTCCGTTTCTTTAACCATAGTGTCGTTATTGTCTATGCCACTACTAGTCGTGGCTGTTATGCGATTTGAAAAACTGGTACATCCAGCATTTCGAGGGATTCGGAAATCGTTTGGAAAATTAAATACAAATGTGCAGGAAAATATTAGTGGTATCAATACGGTAAAGTCGTTATCTCGTGAATCGTTTCAGACAGATAAGTTTAACGATTCTAATGGGAATTATCGCGATAATTACTTAGATACGACAATGATATGGGCAAAGTACTTCCCGTTAATGGAATTCTTAGGAAATGTAAGTATCGTGTTTTTGTTCGGCTATGGCGGTTACTTAGTGATGAACGACACTCTTGCAGTCGGGGAATTGGTCGCTTTTTATAGCCTATTAAGCTACATAATTTTCCCTATTATGAATTTAGGATTTACGGTGAATTTATTCTCCCAATCGAAAGCTTCTGGTGAGCGACTACTCGAAATTTTGGAAGCTCCTGAGCCTATTAAAACGAAGGAGCATGCAATAGACGTTGAGTCTATGGAAGGAGAAGTTCTTTTCGATGACGTGACGATGCAATATCGTGAAGAGGATGATGTAGCGCTTGAGAACCTATCTCTTCATGTAACCGCAGGCAAAAAAGTAGGTATTATCGGTGCGACTGGATCCGGGAAAACAACATTTACTCAGTTACTGAGCCGATTTTATGAACCAACGGATGGAACTATTTTGATTGACGGAAAACCATTAGCTGATTATTCCTTAAACACATTACGCCGATCTATTGGATATGTGTTACAAGAGTCATTCTTGTTCTCTTCTTCGATTAAAGCGAACATTTCTTATGGCAGACCTGAAGCAACGCTGGAAGAGATTATCGAATCAGCAAAGCGTGCAAACGCGCATGACTTTATCATGGAATTGCCAAAAGGATATGACACGATGTTGGGAGAAAGAGGTCTAGGGCTTTCTGGTGGTCAAAAGCAACGGATCGCTATAGCACGAGCTCTTTGCCAAAATCCAACGATTCTCGTATTGGACGACGCAACTAGCGCAGTGGATATGAAGACAGAAAGACATATTCAACAAGCGCTAGAAGAGGTCATGAAGGGTAGAACGACTTTCATCATTGCTCATCGTATTTCCTCCGTAAAACATGCGGATGAAATTATTGTTCTCGATAATGGGAAAATGGTGGCAAAAGGCACCCATGAATCGTTAATACCTCAAGAAGGACTATATAAACGAATTTATGAAATTCAATATAAGGACCAATTATCCGCAGTAAACAGGTAA